The Capsicum annuum cultivar UCD-10X-F1 chromosome 1, UCD10Xv1.1, whole genome shotgun sequence sequence ATAATACACTGGATTTGGGGCAACCAAATTTTTACTGTCATACGATGACATAGCTCCATTTTCAGATTCTGCACTAGAGAGTGTTGCAACACTTTGCTTCTTACTTCTCCATGCTATCAAGTTCCCTCCAACAAAGATACAATAGCTTGTAGTGGATCTTCTATTAATTTTGAAACCAGCCCAGTCAGCATCTACAAAACACTCGATACAAGTATGGTTGTGATTGCTATACAATATGTCAAGTCCAGGAGCTCTTTTCAAGTAACATAAAATATGTTCCAAATCTGCCCAATGTTTGACCGTTCTAACAACACTTATTACAAAAGCAATATCCAGAAGGGTCACCTTGAGGTAATTTAAATTCCCACTATCCTTCTATCTCTCTGGATCATCAAAGGGTCTCCATCATCTTTCATAGGATGCACATTGGGAACCATTGGAGTACTACAAGGTTTGACTGCCAACTTTCCAGTTTCTGCAAGTAGGTCAAGAATATATTGTCTCAGATAGGGAAGAATTCCCTTCTTGCTTCTATTTACTTCTCCTCCCAAGAAGTATTTCAACTGGCCGAAGTCCTTTGTATGAAACCTGGTATGCCAGAAATACATAAGGGATAAGATCCCCACAGAATCACCTCCTGTGATGACAACGTCATCAACTTATACAACAAGAAGGATAGTGTCAGCTGCAGATAGTTGATAGAAGACAGAGTGATCACATCTGCTCATTTTCAACCCAAACTCCAGAACTACCTCACTGAACATGCCAAACCAAGCCCGAGGACTCTGGTTCAACCCATACAAACACTTCATCAAATGACAAGACTTTCCTATACCCAGCTGAGCAATAAAACCGGGTGGTTGCTCCATATACAGTTCCTCTTGAAGATCACCATGAAGGAACGCATTCTTGATATCCAACTGAAGTAAAGACCAATCCTTAGAAGCAGCTAGAGAAATGAACAAGCGAATAGAAGTGAGTTTGGCAACTGGAGAGAAGCTGACTGAATAATCCACCCCATACGTCTGAGCATATCCTTTAGCCACAAGGCTGGCCTTAAGTCTTATCAATTTGATTGCTTCTCCTGTGAGAATTGGCTACTCTATGAaaaattttgttgttcctatctCCTTACTTAAGCCACAAAAATCTAGATTTCTGACTCCAGGACACCACTTTAATCTGTGCTATTTCCTTCGTTTTAGCTTTAGATGAATTGTTCCCACTATGACATATGCCTGACTTCAGTAGCTTGCTCAAGGATAGTTAACCAACATCCTTTCCCTCTGAGCTTCTAGTCTCCCAGTAGTCTCTCTGTTCCAGCTAGTAATCTCTTTATTTAGATTTCTACGCTTATGAGATAGGACAAAATCTGGACTACCACCAATGATGTACGTCAACCACCAACCTTTGATCATTTCAGAGAAATCTTCTGTTTTTAGCCACAtattttcaaacttgaaataGGAGGAATTAGTGTTTGAATCACCGCTTACCAGAATCAAAGGTCTGTAGTCTAATATAACTCTAGGCATGGCTAATTGTGCTATAGCATTGAAAGTACCATTCCACTCCGGGGAGATTAGAAACCTGTCTATTGAGGATGAACAGAATTTAAATATCCACCCCCGCCTTTGGCTAATTCCATATTAATTTCTCTTGTAAAGTCGGCATCATCTGATTAATGTATTGTTTCCATTACAGATTGCAAAATTAATCAAAAGAACAATTTCCATAAATACAGAAAAATGAAAGTAGAGGACCGAAACTGGCCTTCACAGATTTCAACCTATAAACTTGAATGAATACATACACAACAAACTGCactttcattagactttgatttAAAGCCAGTTAAGATGAAGTACTCTAGTTATAACAAGAAGCAGCTACAATGTACATTTTTACATAACATTTCAATAACACCATCTCTAGAGGAACAGAATGTGTAagtttattttcttcatttgtgACTATGCTTAATTAATAAATCATTCCTAGCAGGGGGTTAAATAGAATTCCTTGCGGTGAAAATTATATGTGCAAATAGGATTAAAACGGATGTTTTTAATTATAAGTAAACTGTTCAATCTCCTTGATGTAAGGAAAGATTCTAATATAGCAAcgataaaaaagatcatcaaaaaATAGGAGGCTGGTTATAAGATGAGAAACTTGCCTTGAAACTTCCTCACTGCTGTCTCTCCACCTGTGACAACTTTAAATTTCCATATTGGTGTCTCTCCATTAGTGATAACCTCAAACATAATATCATCTCCCTCCTTTAAACAATTATCAGCGATGAATTTACgaaatccatccccaatatagGATCGGGTACTGCCGGAACTTAGCTTTAAATTCCACGACCTTTGTCTTTCATCTCTTACAATCAACTCACACTTCTTGTTAGTGAGACCATTTGCAATTGCAAATTGTTTGGGCACATTCTGACATGGTGTATATAAGAGTAACAACATTTGAACACATCATTAAGACTTCGAATTTTCACTGAATTTATAACATCAATtgacaaagaaaacaaaaattgtGCAATGCTTTCTTTAGCCCTATGGCACAGACAAAGGCGGAGCTAGGATTGCAATTTTATGGATTCTAGAGTTTAGAACGACTACTTCAAGTGCTAATAAGTGGGTTCTAAATTTAATATCTGTCCATATTTAAAGAATTTCTCGACGCAAATACACTTACACTGTTTAGGCAAAATTTATTGGGTTTGCCGAACCTGTATCCGGGCTTCTACCTCTGCCCCTGACTTCTAATCAAAAGCATTAGAACCCCAATTGCCTCATTAACCAGCATGGAACCCTACTTTTAACAATAAGTCGATACTATTTATACAAAACAATATATATGGTATTGCTTTAGCCTAAGATTCTTGAAGAGACTGGAAGAAATGAGTTTTGAGACATACCAAGGAACTTCTGAAAAGGCAGTATCGTCTAGTAGTGCATTCAAAATGAGATAGCAGCTTGACAGTATAAAGAATCTTTTAACATTATGAGATAGCAGGTTTGCCATTTCTTTGGGCTACCAATTAGTACTTATTGTAGAAATTTACTTACAATCACATAAATAGGTAATCATTTATGTAATCTGATTGGGTAAAAAAAATTACAGTATTGGAGTATAGAACTAATTAAACTGTAAGAAACATGGCAAACATGCTTCCTTTAATGCAATGAGTCTCGAGACTTACCAAGGTACCTCTTAAAAAACAATATGGTCTAATAGTGCATTCAAAATGAGATTGAACAAAAGCCTTGTTAGTAGAAGCAGCTTCGGCATGGGAAGAAGTCTTATTTGACAAGTCGATGTTCAGGCTTGGTGTTTCTGTTACATTGTCAAGAAATTTAACACAGTAAGACCACAGTCTTCCTCTATAACAACATTTCACTATAACGACCAAGTTTTCTATGAAACAACTTTTCctgttatgttatattatatgcTCTATATAACGGCATTTTGCAATAGCAGCTAAAAGATATCCAGACAAACGAGTTTGGTTCAGAGAGAATTGACCATATGACAAATGATACTTAAAATTGAACAGAACTCAAATATCCACCCCCTACCTTTTGGCTAATTCCAGGTCAGATTTTCTTACAAATGAAGCATCATTTGGTTATTGTATTGTTTCTTTTACATGTTGAATAATTAATCAAAagactaacaacaacaacatacccagtacactcccacaaaatggggtctgggaaggtagagtgtatgcagttcatatcactacctcagaggtgaggtagagaggaTGTTTCCTATACCCCCCGGCTCAAGACCAAATAACATAAGAAAGACATAatataagaacaagaaacaaCGGACAGTAACAAAACAAGAGACAGTAGCAGAAACAAGATTATCACCAAATAATACCACCAACAATCTAcccaaaacaacaaacaacaccCAAAAACTCAAAGAACAAGACACTACCCGTGAAATGCTACAACTAGTAGCATGGATAACAAAACAAATGCTCCTATCTGCGGGCCTCCTTTCTACTAACCTTACACCCTAAtacgcatcctccacaccttcctatctagggtcatgtcctcaataagaTGTAACTGCTCCATTTCATGTCTAagcacctccctccaatatttattcagtctacctctacctcgcctgaatctatccatagccaacctcgCGCACCTCCACAGTAGGGAATCCGTGCCCTTCCTCATCACATGCTCGAACTATCTCAACCTCGCTTCACGCATCTTATCTTCTACCGAAGTCACTCCCACTTTGTCACAGATAActtcatttctaatcctatcccTCCTAGTAAACTCACACATCCATCGCAGCATCCTCATCTCTGCCACTTTCATCTGTTAAATGTgcgagttcttgactggccaacacttcgcCCCATACAACATCGTTGGTCTAACctccataaatcatataaaaatagaaGTAAGACCGAAACTAACCTTCATAGATTTTAATCTTTAAACTTGAATGAATACATACACCAAACTACACTTACATTAGACTTCCAATTAAAGCCAGCTAAGATGAAGTACTCTGGTTTTAACAAGAAGCAGCTAAAAAGTACCTTGTACCTAACATTTCAAAAACACCATCTCTATAggaaacaacaaacaacaacaacatacctagatTAGTTTCAGAATTGGAGTTTAGGAAGAGTAGGATGTACGCATACCTTACCCCTACCTAGGGTAGAGTTTCTCATAGAGCCTCGGCTCAAAAGAGCAGTTTTCGAGACAGAATTGCAAGAATAATATGAAAACAAAATAGCAAGAAACAAAGCAAATGAAGCAATGGGTAGTAATAAGCAATAAAGTATAAGAGACTATGTGATGACTAAATAACTGCCGACATCTCCCGCATAAAGTGAGACAATGCTTAGCTACttactagccttctatcctaatccccaacctccaaaccttcctatctataCGAAATACTTATGTCCCTAGTACGAGCTCCGTTAATGATAAATTCGCATCAATTCGTCTGTTACTAAGGAAAATAGGAACGAGCTAAGGGTCGAATACCGGTGCAACCCATCACAATCAGAAAGTGTTCTAATTAACCTACCACTGGTCTAACCGGGTCTTgactccatcatacatgtctatAATCACCCTAATGTAAGCCAAAGGTACACATTTAGACTTCAAATATCTCCAGAAAAACCTTTCTATGGACTTTATCTTAAGTCTTTTCTAGGTTAATGAACACCATGTATAAATCTCTCTTCATGTCCCTATATTGTTCCAATATTCTCCTTACAAGGTGAATGTCTCCTATAGTTGATCGCCCAGCATGAATCTAAATTGGTTCTCAAAAATAGACAGACCCCTCCTCATCCTCATCTCGACCACTCTCTGCCAAACTTCTATAGTACAATTTAGTAGCctgatacccctatagttgttgcaatttAGAATATCACCCTTGCTATTGTACAACGAAACCATAATATCCCCCTTCATTCTGCTGGTATCTTAAATGTCCAAAATATGACATTAAACAACTCAATCAGCCACACCATACTTCCTACATACCTCCATAAATCCACCGGGATCTCATCTGGCCCGATCACTCTCTCCTTTCTTATCTTACGAATAGCGTTTTAACCTCTATAGCGTCTATGCACCGGTAATACTCAAAATCTCTACAAATATTGAGATGTTCTAACTCCCCTAGAATGATATCCTTATCCCCTCCTGCATTTAAGAGCATATATGTTTGCCATCTCCATCTAATGTGGGCCTCTTCTACCAACAAGTCACCATACGCATCCTTGATGAACTTCAATAGGTCCAGGTCACAGAATATCCGCTCCCTCACCTTgacaagcctatacaacttcatATCCCCGCCTTTGCAGTCAAACTCTCCCTACAAGTACTCAAAAGTTGTTTTAGCCATTGTGATTGctagtttcacttttttcttcGTTTATATTTCTCTATTTCTCCTCATCTAAGCTTTCCATTAATGTCATACCAGCAACCTTTTTGGCTTTCACTTTTGCCTGGACATCTCCATTCCACTACCAATCCCTTTTATGCCCACCTGAGCTACCGCTCGAGACCTTTAATACCTCTCTAGTTGCTTGTCTGTTGTAGTCAGTTGTCCTAGCCCACATATTACTGTCCCCACTACTCCACCGCCTCAATTCTAAAGGAAACAGAAtgtctaaatttattttctttatcagaGAATGGTCAAAAAACCCCGAAAGTATAACTTTTTGCgagtttaaatttttaactattaGATTTTTGCGTTTCCTTACACTCTTTTTTGTTTAAACTTGGTGCCAAATGGCACTCCATGAGGATAATTAAAAGGAatgaattgaaaatttaaaaaaattaagagaatgGTCAAAACACACACCTAAAGCATCGCATTTTTGCATGTTTCTTGCCTAAACTATCATGTGTTTGCATTAAGTTATCATGCACCTTTGGTGATTGTATTAAGACACTTGGCCTAGACAGCATCAAGGTGTGGATTGACAAATAGTTGGTAATAGTTTAGGTAGGAAATGCAAACACTTGAACTAAGGTATGAAACTCGCAAAAAACTGATACGTCATGTGTGTTTTTGACCATTATCTCTCTTTTCATTTGTAACCATGTTTGGAATCTCATGAAGAATGTTTTACGAAGcaattcatttaaataaaaagtCATTCCTAGAAGAGGCAAATCTAGGCTCATGCAAGGGGGTCTAATAGAAGTCTTTACTGTGAAAATTATATTGTGCAAATAAGATAAAAATGAATGTTTTTTACTatataactggtaaagttgttgtcatatgaccatgaggtcacgggttcaagccgtgAAAACAAccccttgcagaaatgtaagTAGAGGTGGTGTTCAATAGACCATTGTGGTCCGGCCTATCCCGAACCCTGCCCATAGCGGCAGCTTTAATGCACCAGgttgcattttttttaattaaatcttCTAGATATAAGGAAAGATTCTAATATAGCAAcgataaaaaagatcatcaacaAAATAAGAGGTTCGATAAGAAGAGAAACTTGCCTTGAAACTTCCTCATTGGTGTTTGATAGTCTGTATCAACTTGAAATTTCCATATTGGTGTCTTTCCATTTGTGACAACCTCAAACTTAATACGATCTCCCTCCTTTATAGAATTCTCAGCGATGAATTTACGCCATCCACTTCCAATATAGGCTCGAGGTCGAGGATTGCTGGAACTGCATATCTTTAATTTCCATGACCTTTGTCTTTCATCTCTTATTATCAATTTGCACTTCTTGTTGGTGAGATCATTCGCAAGTGCAAATTGTTGAGGCAGAAACTGACAAGGTGTACGTATAAGTGTATAACCAATTAACTATTTGCACACATCATTAAATAGTTCATTATATTCTTCAAAATATTCACCGAATATATAACACcaattaacaaagaaaataaaaattgtacaATGCTTCCTTTAGCCCAGGGGTAGAGACAGGGGCGGAGATGGGATTGCAACTTTATGGATTCTCGATTTTAGAATGACTAATTCAAGTGCTAAAAAGTGAGTTCTACATTTGTACAATAAATTTCTTCACACAAATACTGAAAAACatagtttaagaaaaaaagatattGGGGCCTCTAAACCCGTATTAGGGCTTCTACCTCTATCTCTAATTTCCAATCAAATGCACTAAACCCCCGTGGCCTCAACTTAAAACTAATTAACAAGTGTGCAACCCTAATTTTAACAATAATCCAATACTACTTGCACAAAATAATGTGTGGGGAATAACTTTAATCTAAGCAGGCATTTGGtcatagattttcaaattttttatctgtTTGGCAGTGTAATTTGAAAATCCGATCTTCAAATATTTTCGAGTTCCTAGAAACAAGCTCAAACCAGTGACCAGTTTTGACTTTTTGGGACTTTCATTCACTTAActtcaattttttcaattaaaatgcAGATCGAAACACAACTTCAAATTCCAAACTCACAACTTCAAAACCCAAATTTTTCgagtttcaagtttcaaattcaaaatctatGGTCAAATTGTTGCTAAGATTCTTGAAAGAGTTTTGTCTGAAATGAGTTTTGAGACATACCAAGCAAGCTCTGAAGGAAAGGCAATATGGTGTAATAGTGTATTCAAAATAAGATCTTTCACAAGAATTGTCATCTGTAacaacttcttcttcttcctcctcctcgaCCTCATCCTCTTCCTCCTCGTACtcatcctcctcctcctcttccacCACGTACTCATCCTCCTCATCTTCCTCCTCGTCCACCTCCATCACATCCTCGATCACGTCTTCTTGCATATACTCTGCATATTCTCTACTACATTGACTTGAATCAAAAATTGAAACTTCAAATTCCATACTTCCTTCATGACTAAacaccaatatatttcccacTTGCAAATCAAACTCCTTTACAAATTTCCCCCAATTACCCTCTTCCAGTTTCCGGCCATTCACCTTAACCCTCCATTTCTTACCATCCCTTTTCAGTACAGCACATTTAACATGTTCCTGTCCCTTCAAATACTTCAAGAAACCTATAGGTATTTTCTGCAGTAAGACAAAAAAATAGGTGGATTTAGGATTATCACTTACagaattcaaaatatgaaaaagtaaaggCACTAACTAGCTCTGTGTGTGTGTGGTGGTGGGGGGATCAACATGTACAatataaaaagtaattttaatcatatataaatagtgtAATTTCCCAACGATACATAAAGAAGAATTTGTCTTGTCCCCTATAGGCCGTGGCAGAGCTTGGATTACAAGTGGCAGAGTCAGGATTTTCAGTTAGAGGTTCAAAATATGAACTAGCTAGGGTtcaacatgtactatatatacatataacataattttaatcatgtataaatagtgtaattttCAATCAATACATAAAGAAACAGTTAGTGCTATCCTATATAGGCAGTTGCCAAATCAGAATTTTCACTTAGggattcaaaatatgaaaaagtaaacgCACAACCTAACTGAAGGGACTCAACATATATTATGCatacataaaacataattttaatcACGTACAAATAATACAATTTTCCGTCCatagataaaaagaagaagaagcgtTACTTACAAGACCATTGTTGAAATCTGGCAAAATGGGTTTGAAAAAATGAGGTTTCTTTGGTGGGATTTTCATGTAAAACCAACTAGAATATGTAAATTAGTGTAAGAGGAAAGGTGGTGTTTTTGGTTCTTTTGTAATTCGGGGAAACTATGCAGTTGGAGGGAATTAGTTAGGCATAAACGCATAAACGTAGCCTACTTGTGTATCAGCATGTAATTTAGGCTTCGTAACAATACAGaatataatgtattagtaatacttggaAGCATTAGTAATTCTTATATtaattatgcatatattatttcttatacattgtttggtttgatgtataagaactAATATAATCTtaagaaatgtttgtttacaagaatATCCTTAAttgattttgtacattttttgcaacaaagttcttttgtcTTCTCAGACATAATTAGTactgttgaactagtatatagaggttttAAGATTAACTGCAAGACCAACGTCTTTGTGTAGAAATGTTACGCCAATAaattaacatagtcgaaataaaaataaaatataagacgtaaaattaaaaaatagtctcaattttttaaatctttttaaaaacccTCGaaacaaagcaaaaatatgttatagttatttaaatcaactattcattgttgtaaattaaaagaaattgtgaaatattttgaaaagattcattattgcaaattaaaatggcgggaaaagaaatggtgaaatattttaaGAGGGAAATTGAGGAGTATTGAGGTCATTTAAGAAGTTAATGCATGTGTCTAAAATCTTTGTATTACCAATACATAGAAAAtagagtgtattactaatacacacttcaatacatAAAAGAGTGCACAAtcaatgcttgcattagttatacataggtaAAAAGACGTACCAAATAAGATACTAGTAATACGCattaattaatgcatgcattatattttataatacactctaccaaaggACACCTTAGAGTGTGCAAAGTAAAGTTGAAGTTGTATTTggcatgaatataaattaaaggtttttgaaatttttggagagaaatatgaatgaaaaaatgaaaataaataaattttaaatttatacaaaGTTAGAATAAGTAGATACACACcaggaaattgcatgtcatagacctaaatatgggtgactttagatatttgaccccaacaagaaatgtctttaaaaaataactttcctTAATTTTTTAGTATAATACAAGTATCATTTTACCCCTCTAcacttcaaatatattttaaaaactttccatacttatttatctctcaaattttattttttattattttcactttttattttttcctttaatttattattctatttttttatttcacttttttatttttattttttaattttattatttttaatttttatttttttctttaattttattttcatgttttaattcatttgtctcaacctttatttttttcttttttctcgagcattatttatttctttttttaattcgtTTGTcttgaaccttttttttttatcagttctcttttttttccctcatttttcacaaactttatttttatgtttttctctcattttttattttctcagtttttttaattcttcgcttttttcttaatctttatttttttcttgcctttttttcactctctcttttttttatttctctattttgtttgatcgtttttttcttttttcaattctcctttttccctcatttttttcaaagtttatttttacttttcctctcatttttgtttttcttaattttttaaattcttcgcttttttcttgatctttatttttttctttccttttttttctcaattttttttattctctattttgtttgatcgttttttttcttctcaacttctattatattttgctaataaataaaaaattagataatccaaAAAggaatcttctttttttgacatcaaagcaaatttaagggcatgaattgttgctACAAAGTTCTTTGAAAAATCTTGAGATAAGTCatgtctctaaggcgagagttgtagaatatctcataaataaagacataatgtggtagtgtcaactcttacccgtggggcataatttattatttgaaagtccttgagcaaagtcttgtctctaaggcaagagttgtagaacatcccataaatgaagacataacatggtagtgtcaattcttgcctgtgggacataatttgtagtttgaaagtccttgagctaagtattgcctctaaggcaagagttgtagaacatcccataaatgaagacataacgtggtagtgtcaactcttgcccatggggcatagtttgtagtttgaaagtctttgagctaagtcttgcctctaaggcaagaattgtagaacatctcataaataaagatataacgtggtagtatcaactcttgcccgtagggcataatttgtagtttgaaagttcttgagctaaatttttcctctaaggcaaaagttgtaaaacatctcataaataaaaacataacgtggtcaACTCTTGACCATGGGGCATAATTAgtagtttgaaagtccctgagctaataagtcttgcctctgaggcaatagttgtagaacatctcataaatgaaaacataatgtggtagagtcaacttttgcccatggggtataatttgtagtttgaaagtctttgagctaagtcttgcctctaagataatagttgtagaacatctcataaatgaaaacataacgtggtaaagttaactcttgcctgtggggtataatttattgtttgaaagtctctcagctaagtcttgcctctaaggtaagttataaaacatctcataaatcaaaatacaatgtggtagtgtcaacttttgcccatgaaatataacttcttgtttgaaagacataagtcttgcctctacaatgtaatagtgtcaactcttgcccatgaaacatagctTACtattcaaaagttgtaagtcttgcctttataatgtgatagtgtcaactcttactcagGAGATgcaacttgaatggaagaaatcgaagaaaagaacaaaaacaataaaaattgcgaaaaaagaaaaaaataaagaaaaatattaaaataataaaaatcaaagaaaatatagatggagagagaataggaaaaaaataaaggttgataaaaaaaagattaactaaatataaaggtcgagaaaaattttaaaagaaaaaagaaaaaaaatcaaagaaaaaaaaaagtttattttataaaagtagatgttgaaaggtgtaaagaaaaaaaagtaagggttgagaaaaactaaaaagaataaaaaaaaataattaaaaataatataaaggaaaaaagaaaaaaaaagaagttgagaggaaaaaaaggaaaaaagtaagggttgagaaaataaaaataaaaagagaaaagaaaaagtaaaaaataaaaaataaaaattaaagtaaaattaaaaagagaaaaaaataaaagttgaaagatataaagaTGGAGTttttatccattatgaggatcatttatgtaatttactctattGATCAGGGGCAATTTAgtccaaaaaatataattaatagataaaaactattttaagaaaacttttttatttggggctaaaatttgaaagtcaccctaatttaggtctatttttgagattcacccGTTACACACATTCATAGGCCCACACAACTCCAAAttccaactttaattttttttttttaaaaaaaagagtgattatctttttacttttatgGCCAAACAAGTAGTTACGTTGCAAAATATAGTATACAATAACATCCGATAACAATATACAaaactttcatttttttgaaaaaaagtatatatatttgaaaacataatatacaatatatacgCTCAATATACAATAGCATACCAAATTTTAAGAGTtatttatacacccataataacatataattttatACACTATTATACAttctaaaatttcaaactttgTCGGTTGATTTCTCTCAAACGGCAAGCCAGAATCTTATGAAAATTTATGGAGAGGTAGATCTAGTGATGGCCGATCATCTCCAATAGGCGGCTCATTACCATGACAAAAATTGTTGGTAGTTTGCTTTTGAATTTtgtaaggggtcgtttggttgggaaagagttatctGGGGATAATTAAATTGGGGATTAGTTATCGCGGAATTaattatcccaccatgt is a genomic window containing:
- the LOC107849120 gene encoding B3 domain-containing protein REM10 isoform X1, whose protein sequence is MKIPPKKPHFFKPILPDFNNGLKIPIGFLKYLKGQEHVKCAVLKRDGKKWRVKVNGRKLEEGNWGKFVKEFDLQVGNILVFSHEGSMEFEVSIFDSSQCSREYAEYMQEDVIEDVMEVDEEEDEEDEYVVEEEEEDEYEEEEDEVEEEEEEEVVTDDNSCERSYFEYTITPYCLSFRACLFLPQQFALANDLTNKKCKLIIRDERQRSWKLKICSSSNPRPRAYIGSGWRKFIAENSIKEGDRIKFEVVTNGKTPIWKFQVDTDYQTPMRKFQETPSLNIDLSNKTSSHAEAASTNKAFVQSHFECTIRPYCFLRGTLNVPKQFAIANGLTNKKCELIVRDERQRSWNLKLSSGSTRSYIGDGFRKFIADNCLKEGDDIMFEVITNGETPIWKFKVVTGGETAVRKFQEKLSPNIDLPNMTSSHAEADTNKPFVRSHFVCTITQKMFSRGLLYVPKKFAIANGLTNKKCGLIVRDERQRSWNLKLSFGGTQAQPYIGYGLRKLIAENCTKEGDRIKFEVVTNGKTPIWKFQVFTDGEIPMKTFQERPSPSIKLSNKTSSHAEAATNKPFVQSHFECTIREYCLSRGLLYLPKQFAFANCLINKKHDLIIRDERQKSWNLKLCYCQTDVYIGDGWRKFVADNCLKEGDRIMFEVVTSGETPVWEFRVNEAKTPLQKYQDIMKKPSNTSPLNAQVSTSTSGDDDHPYFISTIKRYCIRKTELYFPLDFAKSNGLNRKCEMILKDETERCWSVWLGRLGTHFGITRGWTKFRTENGLQVGDAYKFELIKNGEIPIAHFHCKYSAKVAKRKKQ
- the LOC107849120 gene encoding B3 domain-containing protein REM10 isoform X2 — encoded protein: MKIPPKKPHFFKPILPDFNNGLKIPIGFLKYLKGQEHVKCAVLKRDGKKWRVKVNGRKLEEGNWGKFVKEFDLQVGNILVFSHEGSMEFEVSIFDSSQCSREYAEYMQEDVIEDVMEVDEEEDEEDEYVVEEEEEDEYEEEEDEVEEEEEEEVVTDDNSCERSYFEYTITPYCLSFRACLFLPQQFALANDLTNKKCKLIIRDERQRSWKLKICSSSNPRPRAYIGSGWRKFIAENSIKEGDRIKFEVVTNGKTPIWKFQVDTDYQTPMRKFQETPSLNIDLSNKTSSHAEAASTNKAFVQSHFECTIRPYCFLRGTLNVPKQFAIANGLTNKKCELIVRDERQRSWNLKLSSGSTRSYIGDGFRKFIADNCLKEGDDIMFEVITNGETPIWKFKVVTGGETAVRKFQEKLSPNIDLPNMTSSHAEADTNKPFVRSHFVCTITQKMFSRGLLYVPKKFAIANGLTNKKCGLIVRDERQRSWNLKLSFGGTQAQPYIGYGLRKLIAENCTKEGDRIKFEVVTNGKTPIWKFQVFTDGEIPMKTFQERPSPSIKLSNKTSSHAEAATNKPFVQSHFECTIREYCLSRGLLYLPKQFAFANCLINKKHDLIIRDERQKSWNLKLCYCQTDVYIGDGWRKFVADNCLKEGDRIMFEVVTSGETPVWEFRVNEAKTPLQKYQDIMKKPSNTSPLNAQVSTSTSGDDDHPYFISTIKRYCIRKTELYFPLDFAKSNGLNRKCEMILKDETERCWSVWLGRLGTHFGITRGWTKFRTENGLQVGDAYKFELIKNGEIPIAHFH
- the LOC107849120 gene encoding B3 domain-containing protein REM10 isoform X6; the protein is MKIPPKKPHFFKPILPDFNNGLKIPIGFLKYLKGQEHVKCAVLKRDGKKWRVKVNGRKLEEGNWGKFVKEFDLQVGNILVFSHEGSMEFEVSIFDSSQCSREYAEYMQEDVIEDVMEVDEEEDEEDEYVVEEEEEDEYEEEEDEVEEEEEEEVVTDDNSCERSYFEYTITPYCLSFRACLFLPQQFALANDLTNKKCKLIIRDERQRSWKLKICSSSNPRPRAYIGSGWRKFIAENSIKEGDRIKFEVVTNGKTPIWKFQVDTDYQTPMRKFQETPSLNIDLSNKTSSHAEAASTNKAFVQSHFECTIRPYCFLRGTLNVPKQFAIANGLTNKKCELIVRDERQRSWNLKLSSGSTRSYIGDGFRKFIADNCLKEGDDIMFEVITNGETPIWKFKVVTGGETAVRKFQEKLSPNIDLPNMTSSHAEADTNKPFVRSHFVCTITQKMFSRGLLYVPKKFAIANGLTNKKCGLIVRDERQRSWNLKLSFGGTQAQPYIGYGLRKLIAENCTKEGDRIKFEVVTNGKTPIWKFQVFTDGEIPMKTFQERPSPSIKLSNKTSSHAEAATNKPFVQSHFECTIREYCLSRGLLYLPKQFAFANCLINKKHDLIIRDERQKSWNLKLCYCQTDVYIGDGWRKFVADNCLKEGDRIMFEVVTSGETPVWEFRVNEAKTPLQKYQVFSTGFCKVKWIE